Proteins from one Hydrogenispora ethanolica genomic window:
- a CDS encoding VOC family protein, with amino-acid sequence MHFRLDHSNINVLDLDKSLAFYREALGLVETRRHVAADGSFILVFLGDELTPHRIELTWLRDRQEPYQLGDNESHLAFKTDDLEAAHQLHQKMDCICYENPAMGIYFISDPDGYWLEIIPEQK; translated from the coding sequence GTGCATTTCCGATTGGATCACAGCAACATTAATGTTTTGGATCTTGATAAGAGCCTCGCTTTTTATCGGGAAGCCCTGGGCCTGGTCGAGACGAGGCGGCATGTGGCGGCTGATGGCAGTTTCATCCTGGTGTTCCTGGGCGATGAGCTGACGCCGCACCGGATCGAACTGACGTGGCTGCGCGACCGGCAAGAACCGTATCAGCTGGGCGACAATGAGTCGCATCTTGCATTTAAAACCGACGACTTGGAAGCCGCGCATCAACTCCATCAAAAAATGGACTGCATCTGTTATGAGAATCCGGCCATGGGGATCTATTTCATCAGCGATCCTGACGGTTATTGGCTGGAGATTATCCCGGAACAAAAATGA
- a CDS encoding gas vesicle protein, with product MRPVRKYSALVELLDRALDKGVIVAADVIISVAGVPLIGLNLRLGLASIETMLKYGMMNDWDAANQSIEKIDHSERIVSEKGG from the coding sequence ATGAGACCGGTTCGTAAATACTCTGCCCTAGTTGAATTACTCGATCGGGCTCTCGACAAAGGCGTCATCGTCGCCGCCGATGTGATCATCAGCGTTGCCGGCGTTCCCCTAATCGGATTGAACTTGCGGCTAGGATTGGCCAGTATTGAGACCATGCTAAAATACGGAATGATGAATGATTGGGATGCTGCGAACCAATCCATCGAAAAAATCGACCATTCGGAGAGAATAGTCAGTGAAAAAGGAGGGTAA
- a CDS encoding AAA family ATPase — protein sequence MDQIEKNTITTPAIQDILERCKAYLKVGFPVHLTGPAGTGKTTLAIKLAKIWGQPYYLIQGDDSFNRQDLIGGLFGYSQKVIEDNFIASVSKFERRLTPIWVDNPVAIACREGGTLIYDEFTRARPETNNLLLGILSEHLFLTSDRSGRMTLESVHPNFSLILTSNPQEYVGVNKTQDALSDRIITIQLSQFDEETEAAIAAKQAGIHADQALKIVRFVRRIKQQIQLKHSSVRSSIMIGKIYANVSLHENNPLFFYKCCRDIFGEDLVTLEQIRESWLQA from the coding sequence ATGGACCAGATCGAAAAAAACACGATCACGACGCCTGCGATTCAAGACATCCTCGAACGCTGCAAAGCATATCTAAAGGTAGGCTTCCCCGTTCATTTGACCGGACCCGCCGGAACCGGCAAAACGACCTTGGCGATTAAATTGGCCAAAATTTGGGGCCAGCCCTATTATCTAATCCAAGGGGATGATTCCTTCAACCGTCAGGACTTAATCGGCGGTCTTTTTGGATATTCTCAAAAAGTAATCGAGGACAATTTCATTGCCTCCGTGAGCAAATTTGAACGCCGCCTGACCCCCATCTGGGTCGATAATCCGGTAGCCATCGCCTGCCGCGAAGGCGGTACCCTAATCTATGACGAATTTACCCGGGCCCGCCCCGAAACCAATAACCTCTTGCTAGGCATCCTCTCCGAGCACCTATTTTTGACATCGGACCGGAGCGGACGTATGACCTTAGAGTCGGTTCACCCCAACTTTTCGCTGATTCTCACCAGTAATCCCCAGGAATATGTCGGAGTAAACAAAACCCAGGACGCCTTATCCGACCGCATCATCACCATTCAACTCTCACAATTCGATGAAGAGACCGAAGCGGCAATCGCTGCGAAGCAAGCGGGGATCCATGCCGACCAGGCACTGAAGATCGTCCGTTTCGTGAGAAGAATCAAGCAACAAATTCAACTCAAGCATTCTTCGGTACGGAGTTCCATTATGATCGGGAAAATCTATGCCAATGTTTCGTTGCACGAAAACAACCCGCTCTTTTTCTATAAATGTTGTCGCGATATTTTTGGCGAGGATTTAGTCACATTGGAGCAAATCCGGGAGAGCTGGCTCCAGGCTTGA
- a CDS encoding gas vesicle protein K — translation MPVEVDADNLKQGLLGLVIALVEIISEVLKAQAIKRITGGRLSDESIERLGQGIMDIEETIERIKQEQGLEQSVSDIRNQLDDVIDQILDTIVIPIDTNNPI, via the coding sequence ATGCCGGTAGAGGTAGATGCCGATAACTTGAAACAAGGCCTGCTCGGACTGGTAATCGCTTTGGTCGAGATCATTTCCGAGGTGCTAAAGGCGCAAGCCATCAAGCGGATTACCGGCGGTCGTCTATCCGATGAGAGTATCGAACGGTTGGGCCAAGGAATTATGGATATCGAGGAGACGATCGAACGGATTAAACAGGAACAGGGCCTGGAGCAGTCGGTCTCCGACATCCGTAACCAGCTGGATGACGTAATCGACCAAATACTCGATACCATCGTTATCCCCATCGATACCAACAATCCGATATAA
- a CDS encoding gas vesicle protein GvpG — translation MNLLDILFFPFTAPVNGTIWAIQQIEKRAYAEMYDPDMLRAELLQLRISYERNMISQEEYDQKSQEIWDRLNLLTDEEGDNNADAAD, via the coding sequence ATGAACTTATTGGATATCCTTTTCTTCCCTTTCACTGCTCCGGTCAATGGCACCATCTGGGCAATCCAACAGATCGAGAAAAGAGCCTATGCCGAAATGTATGATCCCGACATGTTGCGCGCGGAATTATTGCAACTGCGCATCAGCTATGAACGGAACATGATTTCGCAGGAAGAATACGATCAGAAGTCCCAAGAGATATGGGACCGACTCAATTTACTGACAGACGAAGAAGGTGATAACAATGCCGATGCAGCCGACTAA
- a CDS encoding GvpL/GvpF family gas vesicle protein — MILLWNSASKQAGKAVANVVPRDAEIIFAAGSVPQNVPGSCSECAGNCETIVLPEKAAPQLQPSVHPGQDNLIPDSPATQPSLTNKPEPTGQAKTMAPIAQAVPFRNEAAVPVGTPPQNFEIQPDTSGPSETEQNSSALLESGAVTGLSAIAQPDSPAPPALAGRYIYGIGWGDRTRMQIKGLGDAPVYGIGYRDIVAIVHRCEPQPYQSENRETALEWIQRHQEVLDQASSLYQSVLPVGFDVIIDGTESGDPDQVVRDWLIERYEPIVAQLQRLSGKTEYGIKLFSSPEKLIALAHEKEPKINELEQKITAMSKGTAYLIRNQLSHLIRDTVDEIRGEIGNQLKELLTPIVVEFKEENVITKPSDNQLTDLIASLTVLTVTTNVEKIGTVLEDFQNRYDVTVEFTGPWPPYSFVENFD, encoded by the coding sequence TTGATTCTCTTATGGAACAGCGCCTCGAAACAAGCTGGCAAGGCCGTTGCCAATGTTGTACCGCGGGATGCAGAAATAATCTTTGCAGCCGGTTCAGTCCCTCAAAACGTACCGGGTTCTTGTTCTGAATGTGCCGGCAATTGCGAAACGATCGTTCTTCCTGAGAAAGCGGCGCCACAGCTTCAGCCATCAGTCCATCCCGGACAGGATAACTTGATTCCGGATAGCCCGGCAACTCAACCCAGTTTAACGAATAAACCCGAACCAACCGGCCAAGCAAAAACCATGGCACCCATTGCGCAAGCCGTTCCTTTCCGGAATGAAGCCGCTGTTCCGGTTGGCACGCCACCGCAAAATTTTGAAATCCAGCCGGACACTTCGGGCCCCAGCGAAACGGAACAAAACAGCTCCGCTCTTCTTGAATCCGGAGCCGTTACCGGGCTATCCGCCATTGCCCAACCAGATTCCCCCGCGCCACCGGCCTTGGCCGGCCGTTATATTTATGGAATCGGCTGGGGCGATCGGACCCGGATGCAGATAAAAGGATTGGGAGACGCTCCGGTTTATGGCATCGGCTACCGGGATATTGTAGCGATTGTCCACCGTTGCGAGCCGCAACCTTATCAATCGGAAAACCGCGAAACCGCTCTGGAATGGATCCAACGCCATCAAGAAGTTCTGGATCAGGCCAGCAGCCTGTATCAATCGGTCCTCCCGGTCGGCTTTGATGTGATTATTGACGGAACTGAATCCGGCGATCCCGATCAGGTGGTCCGCGATTGGCTCATCGAGCGCTACGAACCGATCGTCGCCCAATTGCAGCGTCTGTCCGGGAAAACCGAATATGGGATCAAGCTCTTTTCATCGCCCGAGAAACTCATTGCATTAGCCCATGAAAAGGAGCCCAAAATCAACGAACTGGAACAAAAGATAACCGCCATGAGCAAGGGAACCGCCTATTTGATTCGCAATCAATTGAGCCACTTAATCCGAGATACGGTGGACGAAATTCGCGGTGAAATCGGCAATCAGCTCAAAGAGTTATTGACTCCGATCGTGGTGGAATTCAAAGAAGAAAACGTCATCACCAAACCGAGCGACAATCAACTCACAGACTTAATCGCCAGTTTAACCGTATTGACCGTGACAACGAACGTGGAAAAAATCGGCACGGTTTTGGAAGATTTTCAAAACCGTTATGATGTAACGGTCGAATTCACGGGACCATGGCCACCGTATAGTTTTGTCGAAAATTTTGATTAA
- a CDS encoding GvpL/GvpF family gas vesicle protein, with amino-acid sequence MGKKQGAYLYGITAMQVGEVDCPGIGTPPQKVHLVPAGGVGLIITHLSPDFEDVSIEDAVQHVRVLENVMAKSPVLPIRFGTVAESLADLKRMVASHEFVIRKELNRLKGKYEVGVKAYWRKEVILEELQQSKDYSTLVEQAQQDSRTAIELGQRIESIANEWRSKFEEQFHPELARLTTDSIVGEAMGVEMVYNGSFLVTPEQDQRLKEKVVDIAEKKLASKIEFHYTTNLPPYNFVKLKLHWG; translated from the coding sequence ATGGGCAAAAAACAAGGCGCATATCTTTATGGAATCACTGCCATGCAAGTCGGCGAGGTTGACTGCCCCGGTATTGGCACCCCTCCTCAAAAGGTCCATTTAGTACCCGCAGGGGGTGTAGGCCTTATCATCACCCACTTATCCCCTGATTTTGAGGATGTCAGCATCGAAGACGCCGTGCAACACGTACGAGTGCTGGAAAACGTGATGGCAAAGTCACCGGTGTTGCCGATCCGTTTTGGAACTGTGGCGGAGTCATTGGCCGATTTAAAGAGAATGGTCGCCAGCCATGAATTTGTGATTCGGAAAGAATTGAACCGCTTAAAAGGAAAATACGAAGTCGGGGTCAAGGCATATTGGCGCAAAGAGGTTATTCTCGAAGAATTGCAACAATCCAAAGATTATTCCACCCTGGTTGAACAGGCGCAACAGGATTCCAGAACCGCCATTGAGCTCGGTCAAAGAATCGAATCCATTGCCAATGAGTGGCGTTCTAAATTTGAAGAACAATTTCATCCCGAATTGGCCCGTTTGACAACGGACAGTATCGTCGGTGAAGCCATGGGGGTTGAAATGGTCTATAACGGGTCGTTTTTGGTAACGCCCGAACAGGATCAGCGCTTGAAAGAGAAAGTTGTCGATATCGCCGAAAAAAAACTCGCCAGCAAAATCGAGTTCCACTATACTACCAATCTCCCTCCCTACAATTTTGTGAAGCTAAAACTGCACTGGGGATGA
- a CDS encoding DegV family protein translates to MIQIVTDTTSSLTFEEYRRFRITAIPLYIRRDEDSKRELFEISYDEFYKAQRAGAHFSTSQPDPHAFLEVFRPMIEAGDEIICVLLSSGISGTINSANLAKQMLETDKISIIDSRESGYGQASQAIKARQMADAGASRTEIVQALAEMRRRSKIYFVVESLRYLYEGGRLNGAQALIGSLIQIKPIIWFDSSGLMVPLEKVRTLKAAKNRTLDRVKEEVDKNGIVQAGLHYGDNLEEATEYARELERITGIPVPLVKLSPVLGTHTGPDILGPCIITER, encoded by the coding sequence ATGATCCAAATTGTCACCGATACCACTTCTTCCCTCACTTTTGAAGAGTACCGGCGGTTCCGGATTACTGCGATCCCGCTTTACATTCGCCGGGACGAGGATAGTAAACGGGAATTGTTCGAGATCTCCTATGACGAATTTTATAAAGCGCAACGGGCGGGCGCTCATTTTTCGACTTCCCAGCCTGATCCGCACGCCTTCTTGGAGGTCTTTCGGCCGATGATCGAGGCTGGGGACGAGATCATCTGTGTGCTGCTTTCGTCGGGTATTTCGGGCACCATCAACTCCGCCAATCTGGCCAAGCAGATGCTGGAGACCGATAAAATCTCGATCATTGATTCCCGGGAAAGCGGCTACGGCCAGGCGAGTCAGGCCATCAAGGCCCGGCAGATGGCCGATGCCGGCGCCAGCCGGACGGAGATCGTTCAAGCCTTGGCAGAGATGCGGCGCCGCTCCAAGATCTATTTCGTAGTGGAATCCCTGCGCTACTTATACGAAGGCGGGCGTTTAAACGGAGCCCAGGCCCTGATCGGCTCGCTCATTCAGATCAAACCGATTATTTGGTTCGACTCCAGCGGACTCATGGTCCCGCTCGAAAAAGTCCGGACCCTGAAAGCCGCCAAAAATCGCACCCTGGATCGGGTCAAGGAAGAAGTCGATAAAAACGGCATCGTCCAAGCGGGTTTGCATTACGGGGACAACCTCGAAGAGGCGACCGAATACGCCCGGGAACTTGAGCGCATTACCGGAATTCCCGTGCCGCTGGTCAAACTCTCCCCGGTCCTCGGGACCCATACCGGCCCGGATATCTTAGGACCGTGCATTATCACGGAGCGATAA
- the gvpJ gene encoding gas vesicle protein GvpJ, which produces MAVKTSVGASSLVEVLDRILDKGIVIDLYAIVSLVGIELLAIEARVVIASVETWLCYARAVGLLAHHRENEVA; this is translated from the coding sequence ATGGCAGTAAAAACAAGCGTCGGCGCTTCTAGCTTGGTTGAAGTGCTTGATCGGATTTTAGATAAAGGTATCGTAATCGACCTGTATGCGATCGTATCGTTGGTAGGTATTGAGTTGTTGGCAATTGAAGCCAGGGTGGTCATTGCTTCTGTCGAAACCTGGTTGTGTTACGCGAGGGCGGTCGGCCTTCTCGCCCACCATCGTGAAAATGAAGTTGCTTAG
- a CDS encoding gas vesicle protein, with protein sequence MPMQPTKTGSITLADLVDRILDKGLVINADITVSIAGVELLGVKIRAAVASFETAARYGLEFPSGTNFNTNSWKQIDNEIESCPSCNKRLLRDDLLNSGCPWCGWQKQLTTIDE encoded by the coding sequence ATGCCGATGCAGCCGACTAAGACCGGAAGCATTACCCTGGCGGACCTGGTGGACCGCATTCTCGACAAAGGCCTGGTAATCAACGCCGATATTACCGTTTCCATTGCCGGAGTTGAATTGTTGGGCGTGAAAATCCGCGCGGCAGTCGCTTCATTCGAGACCGCCGCCCGTTATGGTCTGGAATTTCCCTCAGGAACCAACTTTAACACCAACTCGTGGAAGCAAATTGACAATGAGATCGAATCCTGCCCCAGCTGCAACAAGCGTTTACTCCGGGATGATCTATTGAACTCCGGTTGTCCCTGGTGCGGTTGGCAAAAGCAATTGACGACCATCGATGAATAG
- the gvpO gene encoding gas vesicle protein GvpO: protein MNSYTDQIAPKSRTSLEAIIAKGTENIIQLTGLKLLGVVGAIPEESNYLLKIELIEREGIPNTMDSVGLYEVNVDPGGNLISYSRVDMRKRGEHY, encoded by the coding sequence ATGAATAGTTACACCGACCAAATCGCCCCGAAATCACGAACCTCATTGGAGGCGATCATCGCCAAAGGAACTGAAAACATTATCCAACTCACCGGGCTCAAGTTATTAGGAGTCGTCGGAGCGATTCCCGAGGAGAGCAACTATCTTCTCAAAATCGAGTTAATCGAGAGGGAAGGGATCCCCAATACCATGGATTCGGTCGGGTTATATGAAGTCAACGTCGATCCGGGGGGGAATTTGATCAGCTATTCCCGGGTGGATATGCGAAAACGCGGCGAACATTACTAG